One window of Bos indicus isolate NIAB-ARS_2022 breed Sahiwal x Tharparkar chromosome 20, NIAB-ARS_B.indTharparkar_mat_pri_1.0, whole genome shotgun sequence genomic DNA carries:
- the AK6 gene encoding adenylate kinase isoenzyme 6 isoform X2, translated as MLLPNILLTGTPGVGKTTLGKELASRSGLKYVNVGDLAREGQLYDGYDEEYDCPILDEDRVVDELENQMSEGGVIVDYHGCDFFPERWFHIVFVLKTDNSILYKRLENRGYNEKKLKDNIQCEIFQVLHEEALASYKEEIVHQLPSNKPEDLEDNINQILKWIEHWVKDHSS; from the exons ATGTTGCTTCCGAACATCCTGCTCACCG GTACACCAGGGGTTGGAAAAACTACATTAGGCAAAGAACTTGCATCAAGATCAGGACTGAAATACGTTAATGTGGGTGATTTAGCTCGAGAAG GGCAGTTATATGATGGCTATGATGAAGAGTATGACTGTCCCATTTTAGATGAAGACAGA GTAGTTGATGAGCTAGAAAACCAAATGAGTGAAGGTGGAGTTATTGTTGATTACCATGGTTGTGATTTCTTCCCTGAACGCTGgtttcatatagtatttgtcctgAAAACAGATAACAGTATTTTGTACAAAAGACTTGAAAATAg GGGTTATAATGAGAAGAAACTAAAAGATAATATTCAGTGTGAAATTTTTCAAGTTCTTCATGAAGAAGCCTTAGCATCCTACAAGGAAGAAATAGTGCATCAACTGCCGAGCAATAAACCAGAAGATCTAGAGGATAATATCAATCAGATACTGAAATGGATTGAGCATTGGGTCAAAGATCACAGTTCTTAA
- the AK6 gene encoding adenylate kinase isoenzyme 6 isoform X1, with protein sequence MLLPNILLTGQGARWGAVEGLGWPGTSSALGPGPKSSFSVLWGGTPGVGKTTLGKELASRSGLKYVNVGDLAREGQLYDGYDEEYDCPILDEDRVVDELENQMSEGGVIVDYHGCDFFPERWFHIVFVLKTDNSILYKRLENRGYNEKKLKDNIQCEIFQVLHEEALASYKEEIVHQLPSNKPEDLEDNINQILKWIEHWVKDHSS encoded by the exons ATGTTGCTTCCGAACATCCTGCTCACCGGTCAGGGCGCGCGGTGGGGTGCTGTCGAGGGGCTCGGCTGGCCTGGGACGTCGAGTGCTCTGGGGCCTGGCCCGAAGAGTTCCTTTAGTGTTCTGTGGGGAG GTACACCAGGGGTTGGAAAAACTACATTAGGCAAAGAACTTGCATCAAGATCAGGACTGAAATACGTTAATGTGGGTGATTTAGCTCGAGAAG GGCAGTTATATGATGGCTATGATGAAGAGTATGACTGTCCCATTTTAGATGAAGACAGA GTAGTTGATGAGCTAGAAAACCAAATGAGTGAAGGTGGAGTTATTGTTGATTACCATGGTTGTGATTTCTTCCCTGAACGCTGgtttcatatagtatttgtcctgAAAACAGATAACAGTATTTTGTACAAAAGACTTGAAAATAg GGGTTATAATGAGAAGAAACTAAAAGATAATATTCAGTGTGAAATTTTTCAAGTTCTTCATGAAGAAGCCTTAGCATCCTACAAGGAAGAAATAGTGCATCAACTGCCGAGCAATAAACCAGAAGATCTAGAGGATAATATCAATCAGATACTGAAATGGATTGAGCATTGGGTCAAAGATCACAGTTCTTAA
- the TAF9 gene encoding transcription initiation factor TFIID subunit 9, with protein sequence MESGKMASPKSMPKDAQMMAQILKDMGITEYEPRVINQMLEFAFRYVTTILDDAKIYSSHAKKATVDADDVRLAIQCRADQSFTSPPPRDFLLDIARQRNQTPLPLIKPYSGPRLPPDRYCLTAPNYRLKSLQKKASTSAGRITVPRLSVGSVTSRPSTPTLGTPTPQAMSVSTKVGTPVSLTGQRFTVQMPTSQSPAVKASIPATSAVQNVLINPSLIGSKNILITTNMVSSQNTANEASNALKRKHDDDDDDDDDDDDYDNL encoded by the coding sequence ATGGAGTCTGGCAAGATGGCTTCTCCCAAGAGCATGCCGAAAGATGCACAGATGATGGCACAAATCCTGAAGGATATGGGGATTACAGAATATGAGCCAAGAGTTATAAATCAGATGTTGGAGTTTGCCTTCCGATATGTGACCACAATTCTAGATGATGCAAAAATTTATTCAAGTCATGCTAAGAAAGCTACTGTCGATGCAGATGATGTGCGATTGGCAATCCAGTGTCGTGCTGACCAGTCTTTTACCTCTCCTCCACCAAGAGATTTTTTATTAGATATTGCaaggcaaagaaatcaaacccCTTTGCCATTGATCAAGCCTTACTCAGGTCCTAGATTGCCACCTGATAGGTATTGCTTGACTGCTCCAAATTATAGACTTAAGTCTTTACAAAAAAAGGCATCTACTTCTGCAGGAAGAATAACAGTTCCACGGTTAAGTGTTGGTTCAGTTACCAGCAGACCAAGTACTCCCACGCTTGGCACACCAACCCCACAAGCCATGTCCGTTTCAACTAAAGTAGGGACTCCAGTGTCCCTCACAGGGCAAAGGTTCACAGTACAGATGCCCACTTCACAGTCCCCAGCTGTAAAAGCTTCAATTCCTGCAACATCAGCAGTTCAGAATGTTCTAATTAATCCATCATTAATTGGGTCCAAAAATATTCTTATTACCACTAACATGGTCTCATCACAAAATACTGCCAATGAAGCATCAAATGCATTGAAAAGAAAGCacgatgatgatgatgacgatgatgaCGACGACGATGACTATGATAATTTGTAA